The genomic stretch AGCGACCGAGGCCACTAACTAGATCGAGACTACAGGAGGTACTCGCTATGCCCGTGTATGTGATGATGTCTACGCTTTCTCCCTCTGGAGTCGAGACTCTCCGAAATTATCCTGAGCGACTGAGAGGCGTAAACCAAGAAGTAGAAGCAATGGGTGCTAAGGTTTTGGCTCAGTACGCAGTGCTGGGCGACTTTGACTTTCTCAACATCCTTGAAGCACCAGATGAAAAGACTGTCGCACGAATCGCTGTCGAGTTGGGGGCACGAGGAACCATGAAAACCCATACGGTTACAGCGATCCCTGTCGACGAATTCTTGAATATGTTAGATCAGGCAAAGGCAGCTAGAGGCGACGGATAGCGTCACCGCATCCACCAGGGGAAATCGTCTTCGCGCTCTTGGCGCACATCTTCAGGCGGAAAAAGCTTTGGTAGGACCATGCCGTCTGACAGCCTTCTGACCCGGCGTCCTATCAGTTTTCCAGTCTCGTCTCTCTCCTCAGACGCAAGGACGAACCCGCCGACCCATGATCCATCAAACGCAGAGCGAACCAAAACTCTAACGCCTCGCTTCATGACCGGGCCCTTCGCCTCTACTCTCTTGTATGGCGCCGTACTACAGCTGAAAGCGGATCTACTATCCGTGGAGTGGAGCCAGCGGCATAGATTCTCTGCTTCAGCGACGGATAGACCGGACGAATTTCTGTCTTGACCAAGTGAGGGGCGATGACGGATAAGTGTTGTCCTCCCAGTTTCGAATTGGAGCTTCAAGCCCTAGAAGAAGGTGCAGACATTGTTATCGGGATAGACGAAGTAGGGCGGGGCGCTTTAGCAGGACCGCTAGTCGTTGGGGCCTGCGCTTTTTCTAAGGACCGTATTCCGGAAGGCATCGACGATTCTAAGCGCTTGAGCCCAGCGTTTCGGGCGAAGCTTGCAAAACGAATTGAAGCAGTCGCGTTGAGTTGGGCGATAGCGAGAGTAGACGCTTGGGAGATCGACAGGATGGGATTGAGCTGGGCCCTCCGACAGGCTGCGCGCAACGCTGCGAGACTCGCTCTCGAAACAATTGATTTTCCGGAGGCCACCTCAGCGTACTTCTTGGTGGATGGTAAGGTGAGCTTGCTGGGAGAAGATGTTCCCGGCGAGGACAGCGTAGAAATCCCGCTTTTGAAGGGCGACTCGAGATCGGTCTCTGTCGCTGCAGCCTCCATTATCGCGAAGGTGCACAGGGACTCATTGATGGTACGGATGGGCGATGTGTATCCAAATTATAGATTCGAGGAACACAAGGGATACGGCACTGCAGAACATATTAGGGCGCTTTTGGAGCACGGTCCCTCGCCGATCCATAGGCGGAGTTTCGCTCCCGTGAGGGCTACAATGCAGCGACGTTTGGTCTTTGGAGGGGCGTGAAGGTGAGCGACTATACGGTTGCTATCCGCCAATTGTTTTCTGGCGCTTCCTTCGGTCATTTATCCCTCGATAAGCCTATTTTCAATTCGAACGCAAGAAAGTCACGGACAACTTGCAGGTTTCTGACCCGCAGCAAATAAATATCGCATACAGGAGAGTCGAGGAGAAGTACATGGGTATGAGAGTCGAGGTCAAGGTAAAGCCTACCCTAGATCCCGATGTGCACCGCTTCGAAACAAACAGGTGGCTTACCGGAATGGGGGGAAAGCTGTATTTAGCGGAAAAATTCAGACCGAAAGGCGCTCCCAAACCACGGCAAGGAACACTCGAATCGAAACTCTTAGAAATCGGTGGGGTTGTGTCGGTGTACGTATATGGGAGCACGGTCACCGTTTCTAAAGAACCTGAGCGGTCTTGGGACGATTTAGAGCCGCAGATCAAAGAGGTCTTGGAAAACGCCTTTTCCTATTACTCGAGAGCTTCCTAGTCAGGCTTGGCGTTTGTCCTAGGCGCTTCTCTAACTAAATCATCTGAAATCCCGATTGACGGCGCCTTTGTACCGGCGACAAATGCAGCCATGGAGGAGTAGTCGAGCTCTCTCCACGTCGACTCCACCGCCTCGGCTGCCAATTGTTCTATCGACTCCAGTGCTACCAGTTTGGGAGAGCGGTTGACTCGGTGCGCCTCTTTGAGGGTGAGCCTGATGTCTTTGAGGAGAAGCCGTAGCTTGAAGCTCGGCTCGAAGTGACCTGAGGCAATCAAGGCCCGTTTCCGCTCTACTTGGGCTTTGGCCGGGGTCTCGGAGAGAACATCCAGTACGAGCTCGGAAGAAAGTCCCATGGAAACTTCCAGGGCATACGCTTCCGCTATGGCGTCGTTGAGAATGCCCAGGAGCGTATTGACAGTCAGTTTGGCTTTGGCTGCATCGAGCGGTCCCCCACAGTAGATAAAGCGCCGCGCAACGGGCTCTAACACGGCTCTGACATAGCGGTCTCTAGAGCACCACGAGGGCCCAGGAGGACTTCGGCCACAGCATTTTCGTCGGTCACGTACACCAATACGGATCGGCTTCGGTCGTTGCTGTCGCTGGTGTGGCGGCTACCTGCGCCCCGTACTCGGCGAGGTGTAATGCTTTGGCGGGAGTTCTGTTCCAGACGCGAAGTTCTGTGCCCGCGTCCGCTAGCTTGCGGGCTATCGGCTCTCCAAGCAGACCTGTTCCTAAAAAAGGACAACTCTTTCCGTGGCGTCAGTTGGAAGGCTCTTCGGCGCGATGCCGGTTTGAGAGTGCCATTTGCGTGATTAAGCCGTTGCGTCGACCTTTGAGGGTTGAGTGTACTCCGATCCACAAATCGCCTATCACACCAGGTGGTCTGATGGTGTGGAATGAGGCCACCGGATGGACGCGAATCTGCTCGCCGGTTATTTCAGCTATTCCCAGAGCACTGCAGTGATACAGGTGCTCGAGATCTGGGCTTTGCCCAAAGGCGCTTACGCAAGCCTTCACTATCGCCCGGTGTCTCGAGCTAGAAACAGGGCGCTCGATCGAGATTTCCCTGTGAAGGATCTGTGCGCATACCAGAGAAGGAGCTACAGCCTGAATACGTGCCTCGGCTACAACTGGCCCTTGTTCGGGATCTACGAGTGCCACCGAGGATGCCGGCGCGTGCCTTAAGATTCGTTGTTCTATGAGACCCAATCGCTTCGTGGATCTACGAAGCATTCTTGGATCACTTAGCTTCCCAGAAATGACAACCGTATCGAGCACTTCTACGGGCTCGACCTCGACTACCAGTCGCAACAAATAGTACCTGTACAGATTAGCCCACCATTTCCGTCGCAGGCGATGGCGCAGGCTCGGCTGGATTTTCAGAGATCCCAACTGACGCGCTATGTAGGCGGTGGCCTCTTCCAATCCAAGGTTTGGAATAGATGCTTTGGCTCTAATGACATACCGGGGTGGGAAGAATGTGTCGGACCGCAGCCGGTCGGTGGCCTCGGCTCTGAGAAGCCGCTTTTGGAATAAGAGTTGTTTGCGCGTTGAGTTAGTGGCCAGTTCGGGGCGGATCGCCTCTCTGTTGTAGTAGTGAACGATCACGACTGGGTTTTTGCGTATGTTACGCACTTTCGCAGAGTATGCGATAGAGGTACTGAAGATGATTTTTCCTGAGTCTGCGTCAAAAGCGGTCAAAACGGGGGAAGTGACAGGGAATCCTGCGGAATTGACCGTAGTTAGCTCCGCAGTTGTATAGGTATTACAAGCCTCCAGCGCAGCTTGGCGGGGATCGATGTCCCTCATGACATTTCAGCTAGCGGGCCCATTATCGAGCTGGCGTCTGTTAGGTCCTCGAGCTCGTCAACTGCTCGAAGTAGTTCTTTTGCCACGCTCTCACCCATCGCTCCAAAGACCTTGTCTCGAACAAGTTTTTGCGTTTCGTGAGCAGGCCGCCCGGCACCTCCCAACGGGATATCCTGTCTTGCCAAGTACTCCTTTCCTTCTGAGGTGATCAGGGTTAGCTTTGCCGGAAAGCGAGCCTGGTATGCACAGAAATCTACTCCCTCCAAGGCATCCTCGGACTTTTTGAGGATTTCTCTGAGATCCAACTTAGAGGCAGATTCGTCTTCAGGTAGCATGGCTGCGGTCATCTCCGCAGAGGTGAGAATCTGTACTCTAGAGGCCAGATCAAGGATTTGACTCTCTATTGGAAGGTAGAACTCGGGTTCAAGCTCGGCAGGCGTGAGGCGCCCCGCGATAATCGTGATGGCAGAGGAAAGGGCAGCCGAGAAGTTCACATTCATAGGCAAAATGTGGTCTTTTCTGTACCATCCCGACATTGTTTCCATGCCCGCTGTTAGCATGCCGGCCTCTATCTTGATCGCCTTTACGTCCTCGGGATTAAGAGGTCTCGCCCTATCTCGTGCAAACTGCTCCATCACCTCGAATAGAGCGTCTTCTGCCGTGTCTAGATACGCACAGCCTGGATAAATTTTGTAGCTTGTGGACTCGGTGACCCAGGCACTGCCGAATCCAGAGAACATTTTCGAGAGCGCGTCTTTGTGGAACTTGGCCCAAAATCCGCCCTTGTCTTCGAGGATTCCTTTAGCCCCAATGAGGCCCTCGGCTGCCTGGAAGGCGCCTTTTGCTCCATCTACAGTGGGTTGAGAGGCTATTAGCTGCTTGGCATCCGAACCCATAAAACTGGCTACTAGAGGGTAGTTGGGTTGAGAGAAAGCCAGGCCTATCGCTGACTCTGTCTGCTCTGCGTCTAGCCCCAGTAGTTTGGATGCTGCAACAGATGCGCCCAGGAGGTGTATGTAGCTCCACATCTGTCCGTTGTGGGGTCCGAACAGCATAGATGCTCCGAGCCGTCCACCTACTTCGTTGGCTGCTACCTGAGAGGCGAGTAGGTGACGGCCGCTTATAGGGGTTCCCTCAACAGCGAGAAGCTCTGCAATGGCTAGGCTGACCAATACCGAGGAGTGGCCCGTATGGCCGGCAAATAGATAGTCGTCGAAGTCATGGACTACTGAAGAGGCGGCGTTCAGGTAGAGGGCGTCCCACAGCCCGGCTTTGCCGTTGCCTATGATGGAGCATGGACCGCTGTTGGGAGTGCCCCCCCGTCTCACGGCTTTTTGGAGCAATCGGACTTTCGAGGATTTGGCACCGTATGCGCAGGCGGCAAGGACCGATAAGATCTGAAGCTTTGCTTTGTCTACAGCGCTTTTGGGAATGTCCTCGAAATTGAGGCTTGCTGCCCACTCGGATGCTTTTCTAGTCGGTCCCATGGGAGCCTCCGCCTGCCTTACAATAACCCGTGATTCCGCCAGATGATAACTTACTCTAGCGTAAACTTTAGGGCGAGGTATCCGCTCTTGGGCTCCCTCAGATGAAAAGTAGCAAGTAAGGTTTTCAAGGAGGCACGAGACGTGCCCGCTCTCTTGGACACTATTGGTTATCCAGAACTCAAGGACGGTTCTACTGTCAGGTCCGACGTAGTAATAGTCGGATCGGGTGCCGGTGGCTCCGTAGTCGCGAAGATTTTGGCGCATGCTGGAATGGACGTCGCTGTGGTCGAGGAGGGCGCTTATTACACCGAAGAGACATACGGCGACGATCCTGGGGAGCGAATCTTGAAAATGTGGCGCACGGGAGTCGAGACCTTGGCGCAAGGGACTACTCCTATCTACATTCCCACAGGGAGGGCCGTCGGGGGATCGACTGTAATCAACTCGGGCTCTTGCTTCCGTGCTCCGGAACGGGTATTGAACGCTTGGGCAGAGCGGGGCTTGGACCACCTATCGCCTGAATCTATGGCATCTGAGTTCGCCGAGATCGAGAAGGCTTTGTCGGTGCAGCCGGTTCCCGATGAGGTCATGGGCAAAAACGGGGCGATAGTGCGAGTGGGAGCAGAAACTCTCGGGCTTAGCGGCGGTCCTATACCCAGAAATATCTCCGGATGCAAGGGGAGCGGGATATGTGTTCTCGGATGCCCTACAGGTGCCAAGCAGGCAATGCACATTAGCTATCTTCCAGCAGCTCAGCGGGCAGGAGCGAGGATCTATGAGCGAGTGAAGGCTCAGCGTCTTGTAGCGGAGGGGCGGAAGATCAAGTCGCTCAAAGCCGCCTTACTGGACCGCAATTCGAGACCAGTGGGAGACGTTAGTTTCGAGGCATCTTGCTTTGTCATCTCTGCCGGGCCGATCCACACCCCGTCGCTTTTAGCTGACTTATATCTAGAGGGGGCTCGACATTTGGGTAAACATCTGCAGATTCATCCATGCGCCGGTGTGCTGGCGGCTTTCGACGAAGAGGTTGAAGGTTACCCGAATACC from Acidimicrobiia bacterium encodes the following:
- a CDS encoding GYD domain superfamily; the encoded protein is MPVYVMMSTLSPSGVETLRNYPERLRGVNQEVEAMGAKVLAQYAVLGDFDFLNILEAPDEKTVARIAVELGARGTMKTHTVTAIPVDEFLNMLDQAKAARGDG
- a CDS encoding ribonuclease HII, whose translation is MTDKCCPPSFELELQALEEGADIVIGIDEVGRGALAGPLVVGACAFSKDRIPEGIDDSKRLSPAFRAKLAKRIEAVALSWAIARVDAWEIDRMGLSWALRQAARNAARLALETIDFPEATSAYFLVDGKVSLLGEDVPGEDSVEIPLLKGDSRSVSVAAASIIAKVHRDSLMVRMGDVYPNYRFEEHKGYGTAEHIRALLEHGPSPIHRRSFAPVRATMQRRLVFGGA